In Cutaneotrichosporon cavernicola HIS019 DNA, chromosome: 1, one DNA window encodes the following:
- a CDS encoding uncharacterized protein (Allergen Asp f 7) gives MFSKTIIFAALAALAVAAPTPEYGRHRQGGHRNGGHHNWNGDNSASTNSGNGSGNSDNDSSNKWSGSNNSNNQDNSTNQDNGSATSESATTSADQSQETGSNSGAQVDGSNSTSSGPAVSGGFTSIASYYDISNPSENEGESAGSVACSSTKYSNSDAIVAIASQQYSSSVCGKQVRITDQSTGNTVEATIVDECMSCQNNQLDLTPSLWSQLHGQSTSGENDGEFPISWEYI, from the coding sequence ATGTTCTCCAAGACTATCATCTTcgccgcgcttgccgctctcgccgtcgccgccccTACTCCCGAGTACGGCCGTCACCGCCAGGGTGGTCACCGTAACGGCGGTCACCACAACTGGAACGGCGACAACTCGGCGTCCACCAACTCGGGCAACGGCAGTGGCAACTCGGACAACGACTCGAGCAACAAGTGGTCGGGCTCGAACAACTCGAACAACCAGGACAACTCGACCAACCAGGACAATGGCAGCGCCACTTCCGAGAgcgccaccacctcggccGACCAGTCTCAGGAGACCGGCTCCAACTCTGGTGCCCAGGTCGACGGCTccaactcgacctcgtcgggcCCCGCCGTCAGCGGTGGCTTCACCTCGATTGCTTCGTACTACGACATCTCCAACCCCTCTGAGAACGAGGGCGAGTCCGCCGGCTCGGTCGCCTGCTCTAGCACCAAGTACAGCAACAGTGACGCCATTGTCGCCATTGCCTCGCAGCAGTACAGCAGCTCGGTTTGCGGCAAGCAGGTTCGCATCACCGACCAGAGCACTGGCAACACTGTCGAGGCCACAATTGTCGACGAGTGCATGAGCTGCCAGAACaaccagctcgacctcaccCCCTCGCTCTGGTCGCAGCTCCACGGCCAGAG
- a CDS encoding uncharacterized protein (Belongs to the TRAFAC class myosin-kinesin ATPase superfamily. Myosin family) gives MSLAIPGGNSTAGSRNRISSRFEGIDDLCALPSIAEDTILSALRERYVTSQQYTAICSSAIVSVNPLVSLPQNSDISLQDYIHEYFRSAGDDVIGEDEVSSKERLPPHVFRLALNAFYNMRRTGQDQLLLMSGATGSGKSELRRLAVKAIAEVSAPPPGKKAHKLPSQIANAHFILESFGNAQTISNENASRFGNYTELQFNDRGRLDGMKTLEYYFERTRVSQTPAAGERNFHVFYYLVNGIEGEDRHHLHLGQVSDYRYLQCRARRSGPSDRERFSQLKNAFKALGMSTRLVAQVCQLLACVLHIGNLDFIDEPGMHEGAAVANEHVLELVAEFLGVSLPALKELFAFKTLLLGKESVTTFLNAEQAEDVRDELARSLYSLLFSWLNENINQKLCKENFAAYVTLLDFPGLQNNSGPTLGVNSLDQFCFNFANEKLQNWILHRIQEAPLKEAVEDKMPCERIPYYDNTECLKMLLAPKTGLVAIADEQARKKKTDASMIETMAKRYTGNSSFQIGNLDRSGASSFTVNHYGGPVTYSAESFLERNANDAGADLLRLLRGSVTGPSNVPDHQGSNNPFIRNLWSSKSIATQAHPRNDDTIVGAQQPMRPMRAPSTRRKRGPRLSAVTEEDGNDDAVGGGNDSGTAGTHLHCVAGQHQQAINSLFDSIESAQSWFCFALRPNDSQLPGQIEARSMRAQIRSLGLAEIALRMRISYETRMTHQEFSDRYYDEFTERAIGNQAAVADRIRDFKRVLKLSDAHMAIGSGRVFLSHQAFHRFEDRLREAEGLELPSHLQAPLSRSDPFAPGMRSASPEPDPVFDFNDRNDSLAALPLVANAEPAPRGGGPGSDFEGDSRNFAISQATSPFGDSQSNLGTESYAPSRAMFRDADLKRGERDVLDELPDDNEVKEEYRESSARRRWVWLCWFLTWWCPDFLVAKVGRMKRQDIRQAWREKLAINIIIWFICGCTIFVIAGLGLVICPRQHVYTKAELASHSFKDKPTQAYTSIRGEVFDMTKFWNTHNSIVPIVDQKTYNTYSGVEAESLFPVQVSAVCGGTEGAISSYVTVDSVNSTDEYAKYHDFRAWTNDSRPDWYTEQMITLRSRYQVGWMGYTKKDIKSMSGNRNIVIYDSHVYDMTNYIQQDGGGIHPMGNGQTDARAERDRQFMSSLVVNYFIYNKGEDITKLMEEAARKSLGDEVLRLQKQCLRNLFIIGKLDTRDSTQCQFSTYILLALSCVMVAVIAFKFIAAIHFGPSRAPENHDKFVICQVPCYTEGEESLRRTIDSLAKLRYDDKRKLLFIICDGNIKGYGNEKPTPAIVLDILGVDPNLDPEPLSFQSLGEGSKQHNMGKVYAGLYECSGHVVPYVVVVKVGKPTERPKPGNRGKRDSQMVLMHFLNKVHYNSPMNPLELELYHQIKNVIGVNPSFYEYLFMVDADTTVQELSLNRLVSACMHDKKIVGICGETSISNAKQSVVTMSQVYEYFISHHLAKAFESLFGSITCLPGCFTMYRLRTPDTRKPLFISNQIIHDYSENRVDTLHLKNLLHLGEDRYLTTLVLKHFPMYKTKFVRDAKAQTVAPDSAKVLFSQRRRWINSTVHNMAELIFQENLCGFCCFSMRFIVLIDLVSTVIAPVTVAYIGYLIYIIVSSGGNIPTISIAMLAAIYGLQALVFIFRMRWDMIAWMIFYIIAIPVFSFYLPLYSFWRMDDFSWGSTRLVVGDSGKKIVIHDEGKFDPKSIPLKSWNDYENELWDQESNHSDGTWGPGKSEYIGDYKESMYGQSLHAQSMYGAPQSMHGAPQSTYGRGSAYQGSQLGAGGYNTRSPRGISPSGSYSDLRGASRAGSHGDAPPRGTFYAAPMGDANSYSGHGHDAGSQYGAGSFYGQPVGHQTSNYGLPHHQYMGDTAPNEPSVEQLEQSIRRICDGADLDSLTKKGVRRQLEGEYGMPLAQRKDDINRIIEAVLAE, from the exons ATGTCGTTGGCCATCCCCGGCGGCAACAGCACCGCGGGGTCAAGGAACcgcatctcctcgcgcttcgAGGGCATCGATGACCTCTG TGCTCTGCCTTCCATCGCAGAGGACACCATCCTGTCAGCGCTCCGTGAACGCTATGTGACATCGCAGCAGTACACGGCAATCTGCTCGTCGGCCATTGTCTCCGTCAACCCCCTCGTCTCCCTTCCCCAGAACAGCGACATCTCGCTCCAGGACTACATTCACGAGTACTTCCGGTCCGCAGGCGACGATGTTATCGGCGAAGACGAGGTCAGCTCAAAGGAGCGCCTGCCACCACACGTCTTCCGGCTTGCTCTCAACGCTTTCTACAACATGCGCCGCACAGGACAGGACCAGCTCCTGCTCATGAG TGGTGCGACGGGTTCTGGAAAGTCCGAACTTCGCCGCCTGGCTGTCAAGGCCATCGCCGAGGTATCggcccctcctccaggcAAGAAGGCGCACAAGTTGCCAAGCCAGATCGCTAATGCTCAC TTCATCCTCGAATCCTTCGGCAACGCCCAGACAATAAGCAACGAGAATGCCTCGCGCTTCGGCAACTACACCGAACTTCAGTTCAACGACCGCGGGCGGCTCGACGGCATGAAAACGCTCGAGTACTACTTTGAGCGCACACGTGTCTCACAGACGCCGGCCGCCGGGGAGCGCAACTTCCACGTCTTCTACTACCTGGTTAATGGTATAGAGGGCGAAGACCGACACCACCTTCACCTGGGCCAGGTTAGCGACTACCGATACCTACAATGCCGCGCCCGGCGCAGCGGCCCAAGCGACCGCGAACGCTTCTCGCAGCTCAAGAACGCATTCAAGGCTCTGGGCATGTCGACCCGTCTTGTGGCCCAGGTGTGCCAGCTGCTGGCTTGCGTCCTCCACATCGGAAACCTCGATTTCATCGACGAGCCGGGTATGCACGAGGGCGCTGCCGTCGCCAACGAACATGTactcgagcttgtcgccgAGTTCTTAGGCGTCTCGCTGCCAGCCCTGAAGGAGCTGTTCGCATTTAAGACCCTGCTGCTGGGGAAGGAGTCGgtcaccaccttcctcaacgcggagcaggccgaggacgtccgcgacgagcttgcgcgcTCCCTCTACTCGCTGTTGTTCTCATGGCTCAATGAGAACATCAACCAGAAACTTTGCAAGGAGAACTTTGCCGCCTACGTCACTCTCCTCGACTTCCCTGGTCTCCAGAACAACTCTGGGCCAACGTTAGGCGTCAACTCACTCGACCAGTTCTGCTTCAACTTTGCCAACGAGAAGCTCCAGAACTGGATCCTGCATCGCATCCAGGAGGCTCCCCTGAAGGAGGCagtcgaggacaagatgCCTTGCGAGCGCATCCCGTACTACGACAACACTGAGTGCCTCAAGATGCTGTTGGCCCCCAAGACTGGTCTGGTTGCCATTGCCGATgagcaggcgcgcaagaagaagacggaCGCCAGCATGATCGAGACCATGGCCAAACGCTACACTGGCAACTCGTCGTTCCAGATCGGCAACCTGGACCGCAGCGGTGCTTCATCGTTCACGGTCAACCACTACGGTGGCCCGGTCACGTACTCTGCTGAGTCGTTCCTTGAGCGCAATGCAAACGACGCTGGCGCAGatctcctccgtctcctgCGCGGCAGTGTCACCGGACCAAGCAATGTTCCGGACCACCAGGGCTCCAACAACCCCTTCATCCGCAACCTGTGGTCGTCCAAGTCGATCGCAACTCAGGCGCACCCTCGCAACGACGATACCATTGTGGGAGCCCAGCAACCGATGAGGCCCATGCGCGCACCGTCGACTCGCCGGAAGCGTGGCCCCAGGCTCTccgccgtcaccgaggaggacggcaaTGACGACGCTGTTGGTGGCGGCAACGACTCCGGCACCGCCGGGACACATCTGCACTGCGTTGCGGGGCAGCACCAGCAGGCCATCAACAGCTTGTTCGACAGTATCGAGTCGGCCCAGTCGTGGTTCTGCTTTGCGTTACGCCCTAATGACTCGCAATTACCAGGTCAAATTGAGGCGCGCTCCATGAGGGCACAGATccgcagccttggcctggCGGAGATCGCCTTACGAATGCGCATCAGCTATGAGACGCGCATGACCCACCAGGAGTTCTCCGACCGCTACTACGACGAGTTCACGGAGCGTGCCATCGGTAACCAGGCGGCTGTCGCAGACCGCATTAGAGACTTCAAGAGAGTCTTGAAGCTCAGCGACGCTCACATGGCGATTGGGTCTGGCCGCGTCTTCCTGTCCCACCAGGCGTTCCACCGATTCGAAGACCGGCTGCGCGAAGCGGAGGGGCTTGAGCTGCCCTCTCATCTTCAGGCTCCCCTCTCTCGCAGCGACCCCTTCGCCCCTGGCATGCGCTCTGCGTCCCCTGAGCCCGACCCCGTTTTCGACTTCAATGACCGCAACGACTCTTTGGCAGCGTTACCTCTCGTGGCCAACGCAGAGCCTGCGCCTCGTGGTGGTGGCCCTGGGTCGGACTTCGAAGGCGACTCGCGCAACTTTGCCATCAGCCAGGCAACTAGCCCGTTTGGCGACTCTCAGTCCAACCTTGGCACGGAGTCGTACGCTCCGTCGCGTGCCATGTTCCGCGACGCAGACCTTAAGCGCGGGGAGCGTGACGTTCTTGACGAACTCCCCGATGACaacgaggtcaaggaggagtACAGGGAATCGTCTgcacgtcgtcgctggGTCTGGCTGTGTTGGTTCCTCACATGGTGGTGCCCCGACTTCCTGGTCGCCAAGGTAGGTCGCATGAAGCGCCAGGACATTCGCCAGGCGTGGCGCGAGAAGCTGGCCATCAACATCATTATTTGGTTCATCTGCGGCTGCACCATCTTCGTCATCGCTGGTCTTGGTCTCGTCATCTGCCCTCGTCAACACGTCTacaccaaggccgagctggcATCTCATAGCTTCAAGGACAAGCCGACACAGGCGTATACTTCAATCCGCGGCGAGGTCTTCGACATGACCAAGTTCTGGAACACGCACAACTCGATTGTCCCCATCGTCGATCAGAAGACATACAACACGTACTCCGGCgtggaggccgagagcCTCTTCCCTGTCCAGGTATCTGCAGTCTGTGGTGGCACTGAGGGCGCCATCAGCTCGTACGTGACTGTTGACTCGGTCAACTCGACGGACGAATACGCCAAGTACCATGACTTCCGCGCTTGGACCAACGACTCCCGCCCAGACTGGTACACTGAGCAGATGATCACTCTTCGTTCGCGGTACCAGGTCGGCTGGATGGGCTACACCAAGAAGGATATCAAGTCGATGTCTGGGAATCGTAACATTGTCATCTACGACAGCCACGTATACGACATGACCAACTACATCCAGCAGGACGGCGGAGGCATTCACCCTATGGGCAATGGCCAGACAGACGCCCGTGCCGAGAGAGACCGCCAGTTCATGTCGAGTCTGGTCGTCAACTATTTCATATACAACAAGGGTGAGGACATCACGAAGCTAATGGAGGAGGCTGCGAGGAAGTCcttgggcgacgaggtgttGCGGCTGCAAAAACAGTGTCTGCGTAACCTATTCATCAttggcaagctcgacaCTCGTGACTCGACGCAGTGCCAGTTCTCGACGTACATCCTACTAGCGCTGTCCTGCGTCATGGTCGCCGTCATTGCCTTCAAGTTCATTGCTGCCATCCACTTTGGCCCTTCGCGCGCACCGGAAAACCACGACAAGTTCGTTATTTGCCAGGTTCCATGTTACACGGAAGGCGAGGAGTCTCTCCGTCGCACCATCGACTCGCTGGCCAAGCTGCGCTATGACGACAAGCGCAAGCTCTTGTTCATCATCTGCGACGGTAACATCAAGGGTTACGGTAACGAAAAGCCTACGCCCGCGATTGTCTTGGACATCCTCGGTGTTGACCCGAATTTGGACCCTGAGCCACTGTCCTTCCAGTCGCTGGGCGAGGGTTCGAAACAGCACAACATGGGCAAGGTCTACGCTGGCCTGTACGAATGCTCTGGTCACGTAGTCCCTTATGTCGTCGTTGTCAAGGTTGGCAAACCAACCGAGCGTCCTAAGCCAGGAAACCGTGGCAAGCGTGACTCGCAGATGGTTCTCATGCACTTCCTCAACAAG GTTCACTACAACTCGCCCATGAACccgctcgagcttgagctctACCATCAGATCAAGAACGTCATTGGTGTCAACCCAAGCTTTTACGAATATCTGTTCATGGTGGATGCCGATACGACGGTTCAGGAGTTATCGCTCAACCGCCTTGTCTCTGCGTGCATGCACGACAAGAAGATTGTGGGCATCTGTGGTGAGACTTCGATCTCCAACGCCAAGCAGTCGGTCGTGACCATGTCGCAGGTGTACGAGTACTTCATCTCGCACCACCTCGCAAAAGCGTTCGAGTCGCTGTTTGGCTCCATCACCTGTTTGCCCGGTTGTTTCACCATGTACCGCCTGCGCACGCCAGACACCCGCAAGCCGCTGTTCATCTCGAACCAGATCATCCACGACTATTCGGAGAACCGCGTCGACACACTCCACCTCAAgaacctcctccaccttggTGAGGACCGTTACCTCACGACGCTGGTCCTCAAGCACTTCCCCATGTACAAGACCAAGTTtgtgcgcgacgccaaggctCAGACGGTCGCTCCCGACTCGGCCAAGGTTCTGTTCTCTcagcgtcgtcgttggATCAACTCGACCGTGCACAACATGGCCGAGCTCATCTTCCAGGAGAACCTTTGCGGTTTCTGCTGCTTTTCCATGCGCTtcatcgtcctcatcgacctTGTATCGACGGTTATTGCGCCGGTTACGGTTGCGTATATCGGATATCTCATCTACATCATTGTCTCCTCTGGCGGCAACATCCCCACCATCTCCATCGCCATGTTGGCTGCCATTTACGGTCTTCAGGCGCTCGTCTTCATCTTCCGCATGCGCTGGGATATGATCGCGTGGATGATCT TCTACATTATTGCTATCCCAGTCTTCTCGTTCTACCTTCCGCTATATTCGTTCTGGCGCATGGACGACTTCTCGTGGGGTTCgacgcgcctcgtcgtcggcgacagcgGCAAGAAGATTGTCATCCacgacgagggcaagtTCGACCCCAAGTCGATCCCACTCAAGAGCTGGAACGACTACGAAAACGAGCTCTGGGACCAGGAGTCAAACCACTCGGACGGCACTTGGGGCCCTGGCAAGAGCGAGTACATCGGCGACTACAAGGAGAGCATGTACGGCCAGTCGCTGCATGCGCAGTCGATGTACGGTGCGCCGCAGTCGATGCACGGTGCTCCACAGTCGACGTACGGACGTGGATCCGCGTACCAGGGCTCTCAGCTCGGCGCAGGCGGGTACAACACGCGGTCGCCTCGCGGTATCTCGCCTTCGGGCTCGTACTCGGACCTTCGTGGGGCGTCGCGTGCCGGCTCGCACGGCGACGCCCCGCCACGGGGCACATTCTACGCGGCGCCGATGGGTGATGCCAACTCGTACAGTGGGCACGGCCACGACGCTGGTAGCCAGTACGGCGCGGGCTCGTTCTACGGGCAGCCCGTTGGCCACCAGACGTCCAATTACGGTCTCCCGCACCACCAATACATGGGCGACACGGCGCCAAACGAGCCGTcggtcgagcagctcgagcagaGCATCCGCCGTATCTGCGACggtgccgacctcgactcgcTCACGAAGAAGGGCGTGCGCCGTcagctcgagggcgagtacgGCATGCCCCTTGCGCAGCGCAAGGACGACATTAATCGCATCATTGAGGCCGTCCTGGCCGAGTAA